TTGAGATCTGAAGGTACAAAAAAAtatgagatgaaaaagaggaattaAAAACTAGGCGTGTTGGTCGGTTCTCGTGAGTAAGTGGAAAGGCCAGATAGTGCTGGTGTGGTGTGATAGTGACGGATACAGGCCGGTAATTGTGGAAAGGGATTTGCTGTGGTACTTACGAGAATGCTTTGCTTGATGCCTGAAACTGGAATGAACTAACACATACAACTTTTTAGATATTGCTGACGGTAAGGTACAATATAATGAATAGTATTTAACGCCTCAGGTGACGGGGTACTTTACAATGATAGTGGCAGCGTGACGTTGATTAAACCTTACTGGTGCTGTTAACAAGAGGGACAGCGGTGGAGTTAAATGCAATCAACAGACCGACACACTAACAGCCAACCAGTTTGTGGTCACGACCTCTCAGTGCAACGTGAGAGGGAAGGTGAGCCAGGATCTCTTACCCAGTCTGAGTGTCATTTCGaattaagagagggagacagacagacacacatggaaagggagacaagaataaaaagagagagagagagggagagagagagagagagagagagagagagagagagagagagagagagagagagagagagagagagagagagggagagagagagggagagagagagagagaatgagagagaatgagagagaaagagaatgagagataatgagagagacaaagagagagaatgagagaaagagaaagagagagagatagagagagagataaagagatagaaaatgagatccagatagagagagaaagagaaagaccaacagaccaaaacaaaaaaagaaacacacacacaaaacatgggggaaaaaagacgaaaatcaaacaaacatcaaacaaaaaagcaaaaaaacactaCCTTCCGAATTCGACAAGATTAACGTGGCGTCTCCCCTTCACAAATGTCATACATCGAGTGCCTCTAACCGAACGTGACTTTCCTTTCACCGTTTTTCTTATCTCCGCTGAGTCGTCGGTAATCTCTGTGTCCTCGAAATGCCTCCTATTTCCTTCCCTGGATTTCTGGGTCATTTGATAGAACAAGGCGTTCCTGGTGATTGGGCGTGTTGTTACGAAAAtcgtttttttgtagtttttttttttttttttgtattattcatagTCCGTGCTTGTTTTTTGTGTTATGTACTCgtgttttctatgtgtgtgtgtgtgtgtgtgtgtgtgtgtgtgtgtgtgtgtgtgtgtgtgtgtgtgtttgtggggaggggggatgcttatatgtgtgtttgaaagtgtgtgtgtgtgtgtgtgtgtatgtgtgtacatatgtatgcatacatatatttatatatatatataaatatttcgaattatatatatatttatatatatatttaaatatttcgaattatatatatattcatatatatgtatatatatacagtatatatcatgTACTAAATCAAGATTCCACTTGCGTATCATAGCAACTGGAATTGCAAATGAAAGGAACATACCCTTTTTTAACATCTGTATTCTTTCCTCTACAATTAACCCGTTGCATAGAACCTCGCAATCAAAATGTATGTCGAAATTAGGCTAAAGATTAAACCTAATTACGAACCGTTATAAATTCTGGGTCCGTGAGCACCCGCTTGTTTTTATCAGTTCCCTTTTTATTCCCACCCATTTCGCTGCCAAGGAGTTGCTCAACACAGAAATGAATATTCAAAATGCATTTCTTATATGCTTGAAGTCTGCCACGGTATAACAATGGCCCGACTATGGCAATCGCTATAGCACTAAAATTGCGACAATAGAATGGCTCGAACTTGTGGTGCGTgacttatttctgtctgtctctcattaatTTTCACTctcagtgtgctgtgtggtgcagcggtagcgatctcgtcaagcaatcttgctgacctgcgttgaaatccctcgccgccagtggatggtaaccccggtcattcctggcgcataggggataacttagaagcaaaataaaacagacactatgtcacaccaagaatatcccttGTAACATATGGAATAAAATTTTACCTTATTTAACCTTATTTATTTAACCActcttagtctccctctctctctctctctctctctctctctctctctctctctctctctctctctctctctctctctctctctctctctctctctctctctctctctctctcttctttttctttttttcgtgccgtcaccgatgcggtgtttggcgccatgttgacatcatgtagttgactgggtctttatgctggggtggctgaccaatgatccttctccGGGCGAGTAACTGTTTAGgtaatcatatctacgatagactcacctactactgtatctaggtttCATATACTTAAGATTATGCAAATCCGTCCGAGCGCACACACAAAGCGCcgcatgcgagtgtgtttgtgcacCCGTTCGGACTTACATAATATatttgcaatatacatatatatatatatatatatatatatatatatatatacatatatgtatatatatatgtgtgtgtatatatataaatatatatatatatgtatatgtatatgtaggtgtgtgtatatatatatatatatatatttatatatctatatatgtttatatatatatatataatatatatatatatatgtatatatatatatatatatataaacagatagatagatagatagatatgcatacatatatatgtttatatccatattaatttaattatgtttatatttatacgtttatatatattcatatatatatatatatatatatatatatatatatatatatacacatacatgaatatatatataaatatatatatatatattcatataaatatatatatataaatattcatatatgtatatgtatgtatatatatgtgtgtgtgtatacatatatatgtttatatacatatatatttatctatatacatatgaatacgtttatatatatatatatatatatattcgtttatatatatatatatatatatatatatatatatatatgtatatatatatatatatatacgtttatatctatgtatataaatgaatatatatacacacattcccctctctctctctctctctctctctctctctctctctctctctctctctctctctctctctctctctctctctctctctctctctctctctctttctctctctctctctctctctctctctctctctctctctttctctctctctctctctctctctctctctctatgtatatatatatatatatatatatatatatatatatatatatacacacgctttcatatatatatatatatatatatgtgtgtgtgtgtatatatatatatatttatatatatgtatatatatgaatatatatatataaatatatatatatatatatatattcatatatataaatatttttatatataaatgtgtttatatataaatatatatatatatatatatatatatatatatgtgtgtgtgtgtgtgtgtgtgtgtatacatatatatgtttatatacatatatatttatctatgtacatatgaatacgtttatatatacatatatatatatacgtttatatatatatgtatatatatgaatatatatatatatacatatatatatacacacacacacattcccctctctctctctctttatatatacatatatatatatatatatatatatatatatatatatgtataaatatagatatatatatatattcatatatatatacatatatatatatatatatatgtttattcccctctctcttttcatatgtatatatataaatatatatatatatatatatatatatatatatatatattgtgtgtatgtgtttgcacatacacacacaaacacacacacacacacacacacacacaaccgcacaaacacacacacacacacacacatacacacacacacatacacacacacacatatatatatacatatgtatatgtatatatatatatttgtatatacaatgagcgtgtgtgtgtgtgtttgtgtgtggatgtgcaaacaaatacacacaatatatttatatatattatatatatatacacacaatgttcccttttcccttttctttttcttttatttcttactctcGTTTCGTATAATCAATCTCCTTTTCGAGCACTTTTGCGTTGACGAATTCTGAAAACAGAACTGAATCGGATGGATAAGCCGTTTTATCCTTGAAATTCTCTTTCCTCCGAGGCCTGAAAGTACCCTCGGTCGACTGCCTCTTTTGTGAGATGTGATCCAAAGCGACACTAATATTGTGAAGGGATGTTGTATGTTATGGCTTGGGTAGGGAAATGTATTCGTGTGTTGATGTCGATGTGGATTAAATTTAGGAATGGGGTTTGGTGTggggatattgtatatatattgataagatTGGTGTAGTCCGCAGGTTAAGGATTTTCACGAAATTGTAAATTCATGTCGAGTGGATTGAGGAAGTGCCCTGTAATTCACGAGAGACTTTCAGATCTATTATGCAAAATCATTTCATTTCCCAAGCTCATACTTCTTGCCAGGATCAAAAGCCTCCCTTCACGTCCAGCATCCAGTGGGCGGGGCTCAGGTCTACCCTGTAAAAGCGAGAAGTCCCTTCCTTCGATTAAACTACCGGTCTTTTTGACGTTTTAGAAAACATGTTAATTATCGTGTCTTCAAACGTTATCAAGGACGCGGAGTAGTTGTCATTCTCTAAAGTACCTTTTAACGTATCTCGGCGAAGTGAAAATTAGATGTCATTCATAGAACcgaatttaaaaaatgaatcaCGCAAAAGCGACGTGGCATCCCCGCTTTCCCTGGCTGAGGTCGTCCTGTTGTGAAAGGGAGACTATATAATCTCGGCTCTCGGCTGGACCGTCACACtcactacttcccttcctccctcactccctccgcaATCGAGGCCATGGCGACTAAACAGGTGAGCGAGGACAGAAAACGAAAAGACCATCTATCTGGAGGAACATCTATCTGGATAAAGTCGACTGGAAACCTGTTCTCGACGTCAGCACCTTCGGTCTCGCGGACCTCCGCCGCTCGAGAGGGTCGGCTGCGGGAAAGTCGAATGCACGGAGAATGTGTTGTTCGCTGAATTGTATTTCGTTGCGTTAGGATGTGTTCGATGGAGAAGTGCGATGGGTGACATAGTAGAGATTGCATCAAAAAATGAATTCACTGTAGTAAATTTGAAATgctggttgtttgtgtttgtatcagtTGAGCGTCATATCTTAAGAATAATGTAAAGTGTAATCGTTTGTTATCTTAAGTCATAAAAAACGTGCATCAATCGTAGTgaaatgtgtgtgcatacgccTGGACCTGAAAATGAAGTGTCTGACATACGCATCAACCAAAATTTCACACTTGTTGTATCAGTGTTATTTCATTCAGTTTCAGGATAAGATGTGACTTTGGGGGGAATTCAGGCTATTTGAGGGAGTACATGTTTCTTCTGCTTTCAGTTCCTGATCCTGAGCGTGCTTGTAGCAGCCATCACAGCGGCGCCGCAGTTCCCTATTGACGACGAAACGGTAGGCATCTGTTTACCTTCCAATGCTAcagaatctatatacatactaaGGCTATAAAATAATCCTCTTGTGAAATTTATTGCAGCCCATTCCTCACGACTTCGCATATGGCGTCGAAGTCTCGGACACAGGAGATGCGAAGGAACACAAGCAGACTGTATCTCCTTCAGGAAGAACCGAGGGCGAATACCGATGGCTTCAGCCCGACGGTCTGTACACGTAAGTATATGTTTCTCTTGTTTACGTCTTCACTGTCTAATTTCCCGTGcgtaataagaagaattatatacTGTACAGTATCTCTCtcgtgttgtttttttaatgaaattgtgATAACGTTTGGCTCTCCTGCAGCGTCGTCAGGTactacgtggacggcgactccggaTTCCAGGCCGAGGTGAGCGTGGAGCCAGGACCCGCCATCGGAAACTACTACACCAACTCCCTCAGCCAAGAGAGTTCCTCGGGAGCCGCTTCCGCCTCGTCTCAGAATTTCGCTCGCAGCTTCGACTCCCAGCAATCGAGCCTCGGGAGGAACGTCAACGTGATCAGCGCCCCCAGACCCGCCCCCAGACCCGCCCCTAGACCTATCCAGGCCGCCTTTAGACCCGCCCCCAGACCTACCCAGGCCGCCTTCAGACCCGCCCCCAGACCTACCCAGTCCGCCTTCAGACCCGCCCCTCGACCCACCTTCAACGCAGGGTTCAACACGCAGCCGCAGCAAACTTTCGGAGTGATCAACGGCGGTTTCATTGACGGAGGCATCATCGACGGAGGAATCATCGACGGAGGAATCATCGACGGCGGCATTATCGATGGAGGAATCATCAACCCCGAATTCGACGACGATTCCTTCGAAAACACGGCCGTAATTCTTACAAATAACAACAGGTTCCGTGGGTGAACAAAATAACATCGCCATTTATACGAAACTTTCACCTCCTTTTCGCAAGATAGTGTAGTGATTACTGATTAGCAGACAACAAGAGGTAAATATTAACACGCAAAATCTCACAACGGtgattttctctttatatttggtCTATAATTCTGCCTTGTGGTCTGTAAgtattgttaatataaatatttattgtgaTTTCTATAGCTATACAATCGGCAATCACTACTCTGTATCGAAATGGAGTACATGTACCTTACTCTATTATGCATAATTTTGTATGCCTGTGTTGTTTACAATAAACGACAAAAGATTTATTCCTCGTATTCGTTATTTCTATTCATCctgcctttatttatatatatataaataaattatgcaAATTTCTTGGTTATTTggatatcagaaaaaaagaagaaaatggtcgTTTTAATTCAGATTATCAATAAAATAAGATcccattatattaatatatatgtgtgagtaagtctgcatatatgtatattttcaataATACTATACTTACATTTAAAAAGGCAAATGGAAAATGGAGtctagaaggaaaagagaaaataagatgagagtaaataaacacacagccgactatatatacacgcatatatacatgcacgtacgtacatacacttacacacacaaacacacacacacacacacaaacacacacacacacacacacacacatacacacacacacacacacacacacacacacacacacacacacacacacacatatatatatatatatatatatgtatatttatacatatatatgtgtatatatatatgtgtgtgtgtgtgtgtgtgtgtgtgtagaataatatatagcaatatatattgacagacaaatatgtgtacatatacataacatgttttttttataaaaataaataaaagattcttCTCTATTCCTAATAaagaatatagatttatatttacatttatacatgtgtaaatatatacatatatatatatacttatatatatatatatatatatacttatatgtatatatacatatatgtatatatatacttatatgtatatatatacttatatgtatatatatacatatatgtatatatatacttatatgtatatatatacttatatgtgtacatatatacacacatataagtatatatatatatatatatatatatatatatatatacatataagtatatatacttatatgtatatatatacttatatgtatatatatacatatatgtatatatatacttatatgtatatatatatacttatatgtgtgtatatatatatatatatgtatatatatatatatgtgtgtgtgtgtgtgtgtgtgtctgtgtgtatataaatatatagatatatgtatatatatttatgatttgttatttattatttatttatatatgtgtgtatatatgcacatgtgtctattcatttataaatatatttatatttacatatatagatgtgtaaatatatatatatatatacttatatgtatatatatactttatgtgtatatatatatacttatatatataaatatatatatatatatatatatatatatatatacattatgtgtgtgtgtgtacatatttttataaatgtatgtttatatgtatatataatatatataatatatatattcattttatctatgtaagatacatacatatgaatatatatatatatatatatatatatatacatatttagatatatgcatgtatgtatatgtgtatatatatgtatatatatgatatatatatattcatttatttatctatttaaaatatgtgtgtatatatatatatatatatatatatatatatatatatatatatatatgactcgcgCGATGATCCAGCGGTTAGAGTTCAAATCCccaccgcggcagtcgtaaaaattcctgcgatctgactgctcgctcgtgaccgatctcacggcaagcaaaaaacaaagggccttgaaaagtcaaaggcaggtgtcgtaggggaagtcatcaccgtggcacaagtattagcacgccgaaccacagttgattaggaagggcatccaatcaggcaagggtgacactgccatataacctctcaatactgaattgagagaggcctatgtcctgtatatatatacatatatatacatatatatacatacatatatatacatatatatacatacatatatatacatatatatacatacatatatatacatatatatacatacatatatatacatatatatacatacatatatatacatatatatacatacatatatatacatacacacatgtgtgtgtgtatgcgtgtatgagaGTTTGTATGGTCTgcgtatgcaaatgtgtgtgtgtgtgtgtgtgtgcatataagtaagtacacacacatacatatacatatatatgtatgtatacacacacacatatatatatatatattggtatacttACACACCATTTCCAAGCCATCCTTGACTTCCGCCAATTTTGTTAATAACTCTACATTATCCACTTTTAAGCGTATGAAGACACCGTGACATCGTGAATTACCACCTACCCCTGAGAGGAACCTTCTGCTAACGGCATTTtaaactctttctcttctctgcttctcaaCTGTGTCTGAAATTATCGGAAGGTGCTTCACTTACTGCAagctatagtttatatatatatatatatatatatatatatatatatgtacaaatacatgtgtatatatgtgtgtgtgtgggtgtgtatatgtatatatatacatacatatatatataatatatatatatatgagtgtgtgtgagtgtgtaggtgggtgggtgggtgtgtatacgtatatatgtatatatatacatacatatatatataatatatatatgtatatatgtgggagtgtgtacatatatataaatatatatatatatatatatat
Above is a window of Penaeus chinensis breed Huanghai No. 1 chromosome 19, ASM1920278v2, whole genome shotgun sequence DNA encoding:
- the LOC125035381 gene encoding uncharacterized protein LOC125035381, which encodes MATKQFLILSVLVAAITAAPQFPIDDETPIPHDFAYGVEVSDTGDAKEHKQTVSPSGRTEGEYRWLQPDGLYTVVRYYVDGDSGFQAEVSVEPGPAIGNYYTNSLSQESSSGAASASSQNFARSFDSQQSSLGRNVNVISAPRPAPRPAPRPIQAAFRPAPRPTQAAFRPAPRPTQSAFRPAPRPTFNAGFNTQPQQTFGVINGGFIDGGIIDGGIIDGGIIDGGIIDGGIINPEFDDDSFENTAVILTNNNRFRG